A stretch of Amycolatopsis balhimycina FH 1894 DNA encodes these proteins:
- a CDS encoding acyl carrier protein: MSVETTAGHETADEVSVLVRLSEMLRELLEEYGLDDTEITMDTTFHDDLELESVDLVALSGQLREHYGDRVNFATFIAERDLDEIIALTVGELVRHIVVSLRATA, translated from the coding sequence ACGGCCGGTCACGAAACGGCCGACGAGGTGTCCGTGCTGGTCCGGCTCAGCGAAATGCTGCGGGAGCTGCTCGAGGAGTACGGCCTCGACGACACCGAGATCACCATGGACACCACGTTCCACGACGACCTCGAACTCGAGAGCGTCGACCTGGTGGCCCTGTCCGGGCAGCTGCGCGAGCACTACGGCGACCGCGTCAACTTCGCGACCTTCATCGCCGAGCGCGACCTGGACGAGATCATCGCGCTGACCGTCGGCGAGCTCGTCCGCCACATCGTCGTCTCCCTGCGGGCCACGGCGTGA
- a CDS encoding alpha/beta fold hydrolase — MSRIRAGELDVHVQRLTPDVPLDGDAPIVVCVHGLLTDSLASYYFTLGPAFAARGLDVLMYDLRGHGRTTRPSSGYHLERFVDDLVAVLDACDVTRPVHVIGNSFGASVAFGLAAARPDRVASVVVLEGEPPTAEWTRHMADGLADAKTRLAIDEVIGWIADNHGAHTARLSKAANRILQTTTIAEDIPRSATIAADLSAVRCPVFAVFGGDSGLSAQVPHFETHLVAGCRCVVLPDQGHSVLVERTAELTELIFEWVRDTSRAPARVR, encoded by the coding sequence GTGAGCCGGATCCGCGCGGGCGAGCTCGACGTCCACGTCCAGCGCCTGACCCCCGACGTGCCGCTGGACGGCGACGCGCCGATCGTCGTGTGCGTCCACGGCCTGCTCACCGACAGCCTGGCGAGCTACTACTTCACCCTCGGCCCGGCCTTCGCCGCGCGCGGCCTCGACGTCCTGATGTACGACCTGCGAGGGCACGGCCGCACGACGCGGCCGTCGTCCGGCTACCACCTGGAGCGGTTCGTCGACGACCTCGTCGCGGTCCTCGACGCCTGCGACGTCACCCGGCCGGTGCACGTCATCGGCAACTCCTTCGGCGCTTCGGTCGCGTTCGGGCTGGCCGCCGCCCGGCCCGACCGGGTCGCGAGCGTCGTCGTGCTCGAGGGCGAACCGCCGACCGCGGAGTGGACCCGGCACATGGCCGACGGGCTGGCCGACGCCAAGACCCGGCTGGCGATCGACGAGGTCATCGGCTGGATCGCCGACAACCACGGCGCTCACACCGCACGGCTGTCCAAGGCCGCGAACCGGATCCTCCAGACCACCACGATCGCCGAAGACATCCCGCGCAGCGCGACGATCGCGGCGGACCTCTCGGCGGTGCGCTGCCCGGTGTTCGCGGTCTTCGGCGGCGACTCGGGACTGTCGGCGCAGGTGCCGCACTTCGAGACGCACCTGGTGGCCGGCTGCCGCTGCGTCGTGCTGCCCGACCAGGGGCACTCGGTCCTGGTCGAGCGGACCGCCGAGCTCACCGAGCTGATCTTCGAGTGGGTCCGCGACACCTCGCGCGCGCCGGCCCGGGTGCGGTAG